The following proteins are co-located in the Carassius auratus strain Wakin chromosome 7, ASM336829v1, whole genome shotgun sequence genome:
- the LOC113105348 gene encoding fucolectin-like — MVGRYVVIHLPGDEKFLTLAEVGVYGYLAGNRAVGAAAIQSSTFADWFAEKAIDSNRGFQQLNTTCTSTLNESNPWWRLDLLGVYRVREVVITNRNDSYAEQINGVEIRIGNSLENNGSNNPICAVISTIPAGESYNFSCNGMVGRYMIIRIPGDREILSLCEVEVYGSLAGNLLL, encoded by the exons ATGGTGGGACGTTACGTGGTTATTCACCTTCCTGGAGACGAAAAGTTTCTTACCCTTGCTGAAGTTGGAGTCTACGGGTATTTGGCAG GAAATCGTGCAGTAGGAGCAGCCGCAATTCAGTCTTCAACATTTGCGGACTGGTTTGCTGAAAAGGCCATTGACAGTAATCGCGGCTTCCAGCAGTTAAATACAACATGCACCTCAACCCTTAATGAGTCTAACCCATGGTGGAGGCTGGATCTGCTTGGCGTTTATCGAGTTCGTGAAGTGGTCATCACTAACAGAAATGACAGCTATGCAGAACAAATAAACGGAGTGGAAATTCGCATTGGAAACTCTTTGGAGAACAACGGCAGCAACAATCCTAT ATGTGCTGTTATTTCTACTATTCCAGCAGGTGAGTCCTACAACTTTTCATGTAATGGGATGGTGGGACGTTACATGATTATTCGTATTCCTGGGGATCGTGAGATTCTTAGTCTTTGCGAGGTTGAAGTCTACGGATCCTTGGCAGGTAATTTATTGCTGTAG
- the LOC113105469 gene encoding fucolectin-like gives MHRNFFLMHFLENVAVLGAAIQSSTSGVWIAENAIDRGLQQLYTGCSSTLRQTNPWWRLDLYDIYSVNRVVITNRNDCCAEQINGTEIRIGNSLENNGNNNPICAVIPAIPAGESYSYSCGGMEGRYVNLIIPGDMKLLTMCEVKVYGEGPCLKKTFVKIQFKSSNDLTNPTMRENVLKQLGSALAARGLTDVILHWSQTPNRVIKKVNAANPKCH, from the exons ATGCAtcgtaacttttttttaatgcattttctagAAAATGTAGCAGTACTTGGTGCTGCTATACAGTCATCAACATCTGGGGTCTGGATTGCTGAAAATGCCATAGATCGAGGTCTCCAGCAGTTGTATACAGGATGTTCCTCAACACTCAGACAGACTAACCCATGGTGGAGGTTGGATCTGTATGATATTTACAGTGTTAACAGAGTGGTCATTACTAACAGAAACGACTGCTGTGCAGAACAAATAAACGGAACAGAGATTCGCATCGGGAACTCTTTGGAGAACAACGGCAACAACAATCCCAT ATGTGCTGTTATTCCTGCTATTCCAGCAGGTGAGTCCTACAGCTACTCATGCGGTGGGATGGAGGGACGTTACGTGAACTTAATCATTCCTGGAGACATGAAGTTACTCACTATGTGTGAGGTGAAGGTCTATGGAGAAG gtccttgtttaaaaaaaacgtttGTAAAAATTCAGTTTAAATCCAGCAATGATTTGACCAACCCTACAATGAGAGAAAATGTTCTGAAACAG TTGGGATCTGCTCTAGCAGCTAGAGGACTGACAGATGTGATTCTGCATTGGTCTCAAACCCCTAATCGGGTGATCAAGAAAGTGAATGCAGCTAATCCAAAAT gtCATTGA